Proteins encoded within one genomic window of Desulfovibrio aminophilus DSM 12254:
- the lnu(F) gene encoding lincosamide nucleotidyltransferase Lnu(F), with protein MLQLKMIELFKEGCHEDARIIAALMFGSFAIGEGDEFSDIEFAVFIQDDHFENFDQRSWLNAVSPVAAYFPDDFGHHTALFENGIRGEFHFMRKSDIPVISTWQGYGWFPSLEAAVLLDRSGELSRYASALVGDPPIREGAPLVEGLVLNLISLMLFGANLLNRGEYARAWALLSKAHENLLKLVRLHEGATDHWPTPSRALEKDISEDSYNRYLACTSSAEPRALCAAYHQTWTWSLELFKSVTEPLNIEFPRTVIAQAKRLLNESATPHNK; from the coding sequence ATGCTTCAACTGAAAATGATAGAACTCTTCAAGGAAGGTTGTCATGAGGATGCACGAATAATCGCGGCATTGATGTTCGGCTCATTTGCTATCGGAGAGGGTGACGAGTTCTCTGATATCGAATTCGCAGTGTTCATCCAGGATGACCATTTTGAAAATTTCGATCAGCGCTCGTGGCTTAATGCCGTAAGTCCGGTTGCTGCTTACTTTCCGGACGACTTCGGCCACCACACCGCACTTTTTGAAAACGGCATTCGCGGTGAATTCCATTTCATGCGAAAATCGGACATACCGGTCATTTCCACTTGGCAAGGCTATGGGTGGTTTCCCTCGCTTGAGGCGGCTGTTTTGTTGGACCGATCAGGAGAGTTGTCAAGGTATGCAAGCGCTCTCGTGGGCGATCCCCCGATACGTGAAGGCGCACCGCTGGTGGAAGGGCTTGTGTTGAACCTCATCAGCCTGATGCTCTTTGGGGCCAATCTTTTAAATCGGGGAGAGTACGCTCGCGCCTGGGCTTTGCTCAGCAAAGCACATGAAAACCTACTCAAGCTGGTTCGACTCCACGAAGGGGCAACAGACCACTGGCCGACACCTTCACGCGCGCTCGAAAAGGATATCTCGGAGGACTCGTATAATCGCTATCTGGCATGCACAAGCAGTGCAGAACCAAGAGCACTATGTGCAGCCTATCATCAAACGTGGACGTGGAGTCTCGAATTGTTCAAGAGCGTGACAGAACCTCTGAATATCGAGTTTCCGAGAACTGTAATTGCGCAGGCAAAAAGGTTGCTCAATGAGTCTGCGACGCCGCACAACAAGTAA